A window from Theobroma cacao cultivar B97-61/B2 chromosome 3, Criollo_cocoa_genome_V2, whole genome shotgun sequence encodes these proteins:
- the LOC18604510 gene encoding L-aminoadipate-semialdehyde dehydrogenase-phosphopantetheinyl transferase: MMEKGVQRWVVDISTWDPSTDDFSYALSLLPQHHHSSITRFVKKDDRKRALISWLLQYALVHEVLGIPYHEIVIKRTLEGKPFLECGRVCLDFPNFNFNVSHHGDYVAIASEPLCLVGLDIVSHMIPEKETVLEFIQNFSSCFSSLEWDQIVTAGSNDEVLTEFYRYWCLKEAYVKATGSGLAYGLHKVEFYHTSWTDISVKVDGVRNAQWRFWLSELGKGHYVSIARGHPISATESYKRTLNQTKFNEEEYNEGLLLPNVSFVWRTVEELFLVIHKAKSSC; encoded by the exons ATGGAGAAGGGAGTGCAAAGATGGGTAGTAGACATATCAACATGGGACCCATCTACTGATGACTTCTCTTAtgctctttctcttcttcctcaACATCATCACTCCTCCATCACCAG ATTTGTGAAAAAGGATGATAGAAAACGAGCACTGATTAGTTGGTTGCTCCAATATGCTCTTGTACATGAGGTGCTGGGGATTCCATATCATGAGATTGTCATAAAACGCACATTGGAAGGCAAACCCTTTCTG GAATGTGGTAGAGTTTGCTTGGACTTTccgaattttaatttcaatgttTCTCATCACGGTGACTATGTGGCAATAGCATCTGAACCTCTATGCCTCGTGGGGTTGGACATTGTTAGCCATATGATTCCCGAGAAAGAGACTGTTCTGGAATTCATTCAAAACTTCTCTTCATGCTTTTCAAGTTTGGAATGGGATCAAATAGTAACTGCTGGAAGTAATGATGAAGTGTTAACTGAGTTTTACAG ATATTGGTGTCTGAAAGAAGCATATGTCAAAGCTACAGGGAGTGGATTAGCCTATGGATTACATAAAGTGGAATTTTATCACACAAGCTGGACAGACATATCTGTTAAAGTTGATGGAGTTCGAAACGCACAGTGGAGATTTTGGCTCTCTGAGCTGGGGAAAGGACACTAC GTATCAATTGCAAGAGGTCACCCAATATCGGCCACTGAGAGTTACAAGAGAACattaaatcaaacaaaatttaatgaagaaGAGTATAATGAGGGACTTCTTCTTCCCAATGTGAGTTTTGTCTGGAGAACTGTAGAAGAGCTTTTTTTAGTCATACACAAAGCAAAATCTTCTTGTTGA